Proteins from a genomic interval of Arachis hypogaea cultivar Tifrunner chromosome 10, arahy.Tifrunner.gnm2.J5K5, whole genome shotgun sequence:
- the LOC112716572 gene encoding uncharacterized protein — MEKKREIVEYRERLDNTLASPHLTNYHMLKNLVQTQLLHSSKQQGDRDNLVETKTAEVSNFLDMLRSVSEYSEGSSTSTPSRTDWKIKQDNEEFRVMYREGPEGTPFHSLLAEGYVDGPVDVCLCLSWETPLYNKWWPHIIVPTFKITAAECLQKIQIGEQISLVRMKLSWPLSTREAIVHYYLFEYYQDDLVVVLLNSVSDSKSITGFNSDVIPDAKDAVRIDVVGGFALQKVTPERSYFRTIANLDIKLDFVPPSLINFISRQLVGSGFRLYQKAVASMMKNDELSKVLEEPLYVRVHQALYSSNGGPNTMEGEDLTQVTSFHSADDLIQSKHNGGEDIRCPDRADQHRNNFNSDEIVEVDSKEIVEADNKEIVQIEEEEEDNKKDHGKRNVYISSEVRQALETLEKAISVVREHGFQFHSLLPSATFAIEKGGTVDSNSANKIQKPRLSKYQTATSRGKLHKKNL, encoded by the exons ATggagaagaaaagagagattGTGGAGTATAGGGAGAGGCTGGACAACACTCTTGCCTCACCTCATCTGACAAATTATCACATGCTCAAAAACCTTGTTCAGACTCAACTCTTGCATTCTTCAAAACAACAAG GAGATAGAGATAATTTAGTAGAGACCAAGACAGCAGAGGTATCTAACTTTCTTGATATGTTGAGGAGTGTTTCTGAATATAGTGAAGGGTCTAGTACAAGTACACCATCACGCACTGATTGGAAA ATAAAACAGGATAATGAAGAGTTCCGTGTTATGTATCGCGAAGGGCCGGAGGGAACTCCGTTTCATTCATTGCTAGCTGAAGGCTATGTAGATGGGCCTGTTGATGTTT GTTTATGCCTTTCATGGGAGACACCTCTTTACAACAAATG GTGGCCTCATATTATTGTTCCAACCTTTAAAATTACTGCGGCCGAATGTTTGCAGAAGATCCAGATTGGGGAACAAATATCACTAGTCAG GATGAAGCTTTCATGGCCGCTGTCGACAAGGGAGGCTATAGTGCACTATTATCTGTTTGAGTACTATCAAGATGACTTAGTAGTTGTTCTTTTGAATTCG GTTTCTGACTCAAAAAGCATCACTGGCTTCAACAGTGATGTAATTCCTGATGCCAAAGATGCTGTGAGAATTGATGTAGTTGGAGGCTTTGCTTTGCAGAAGGTGACACCAGAAAGAAGTTACTTTCG GACAATAGCAAACCTGGATATAAAGCTGGATTTTGTACCTCCTTCCCTCATAAACTTCATTTCGAGGCAGCTCGTCGGCAGTGGTTTCAGACTTTATCAAAAG GCTGTGGCTTCAATGATGAAAAATGATGAACTTAGCAAGGTCTTGGAGGAACCATTGTATGTCAGAGTTCATCAAGCTCTTTATAGCAGCAATGGTGGACCAAATACTATGGAAGGGGAGGATCTTACCCAAGTTACAAGCTTTCATTCTGCTGATGATCTTATACAAAGTAAGCACAACGGCGGAGAAGATATACGCTGTCCGGATAGAGCTGATCAACATAGAAATAATTTCAATTCCGATGAGATTGTAGAGGTAGATAGCAAAGAGATTGTAGAAGCAGATAATAAAGAGATAGTACAaattgaggaggaggaggaggataacAAGAAAGATCATGGCAAGAGGAATGTATATATCAGTTCAGAAGTAAGACAGGCTCTAGAAACATTAGAGAAGGCTATTTCTGTGGTTAGAGAACATGGTTTTCAATTTCATTCCCTCTTGCCCTCTGCTACCTTTGCTATTGAAAAAGGAGGCACAGTTGATTCAAATTCTGCAAACAAAATCCAGAAACCGAGGCTATCCAAGTACCAAACAGCAACATCCAGGGGGAAACTTCACAAGAAGAACCTGTGA